Within the Streptomyces sp. R41 genome, the region CAATACAGGTCCCCGCGGGTCTCGTTCAAACCGCTTCCAGGTAGGCCCTGAGTCCGCGCCGCCCCGCCCGCATCATCAGCGCGTGATTGGCGCGGAAGACGGGCCGCCCCGGCACGGCGAACCGCCGCATCAGCGGCTTGCTCACATCGACCTCCTGGTCGTACTGGGCACGGGTGCCCGGTCCGGCCGCTGTGAGCGTCCAGCGCGCCCAGCCGTCGAGGTCACCGGACATCGCGATCTCCAGGACACCGCTCGCCGGGTCGCGCCGCACCTCCCGCCCGGTGAACGTCACGTCGTACGGCAGGACCGAGCGGATCCGGATGACGCCGCTGCGTTCGTCGACAGGGATCACCTCGCGCACCTGGGGCCACCAGCGGGGGTAGTGCTCGGCCTGTTCCAGCACGACGTAGACGTCGGAGGGCGGCGCGGGCAGGTCCCACACGCTGCGGAAGCGGTAGTGGCTCCAGTCCATACACCGAGTGTGCCTGTCCGCGGTGCCGAGTGTGCCCATCCGCGGTACCGAGTGTGCCCGTCCGCGGATCTGAGTACGACCTGAGTACGCGCACTCATGCCGGCGAACGTGACCGGGACCACACTCCGGAGCATGACCCACATCCCGCCCCCGGCCGAGGAGTTGCGACTCCTCGACGCCGAGCTGCGGCAACTGGACGCACGCCGGGCCCTGTTGCTGGCGCGCCGCGCCTGGTTGGTCGCCGCCCTTCAGCCGGCCCCCGCACAGCCCGGATCCCGGGCCGTCCCCGCACGTCGGCCCGAGACCACCGCACCCGGCGTCCAGAACGTGCTCCTGCTGCTCGGCGGCATCCTGCTGACCGTGGCCGCCGTCGCGTTCACCGTCGTCAGCTGGGGGCACCTGGGGATCGCCGGGCGGGCACTGGTCCTCGGCGCGGTGACGCTGGCCGCGCTCGGTGCGCCCGTGCTCCTCCTCGGCCGCGGGCTGCGCTCGACCGCCGAGTCGGTGGCGGGGCTCGGCCTCGCACTGACGGTCCTCGACGTCTACGCGCTGCACGAGGTCGCGCTGCCGGACACCGACGGGCTCGGGTACGCGGCGATCGCGTCGGCGGTGCTGGCCGTGGTGTGGGCTGGGTACGGACTCGCCGTGGGCGCGCTGCACCGGCCGGACGGACAGCGGACGGCCGCCACCCGTGCGGGAGAGCGGACGGACACCATCGACTCCGGGGAGCGCAAGGTCACCACCGGCGTACGTCTCCCCCGGCTGCCCTTGCGACTGCCCCTGCCCACCGCCGTCGCCGCGGCCCAGCTCCCGCTGCTCCTCTGGGTGGCCGCGGCCGACGCGGGCGCCCGCACCATCACGGCCGCGCTGCTGGTGACGGCCGCGTTCGACACGCTGGTCGCGCTGCGGATCCCCGTGAAGTCCGTCCGTGTGGTCGCCGCCGTCGGCGCGTACGGCCTGGGCGGCTGGGGCACCTTTGCCGCCGGTTGGCTGTCCTGGACGGCCTCCGGCCCGAGCGCCGCCGCCCGTGCGGCGGCGCTCCTCCTCTTTGCCGCGGCGATCGCCCTGGCGGCGGCGTGGCACGCCCCGAGGGCGAACGTCGCGACCGGCCTCGCCCTGGCGAGCGGTCTCATCACCGTCGCCGCACCCGGCGGCGTCCTGCGCTCGTCGCTGCCGGACGACTGGACGGTCCCGGGTCATCTGGCGTGCGGCATCGCCCTGTTGGCCGCCGTACGCACCCGCTTGCCCGAGCCCGTGCGGCGCGGCCTCGCCTGGGCCTCCGGCTCCGTGCAGGCCGTGGCGGTGGTGTGGGCGCTGCCGCTGGTCGCCCTCGCCCTTCTGGGCCCGGTCGGCTGGGTCGAGAAGATCTGGTCCGGCGCTCCGGAGACGGCCCGGGACGCGGTGACGATCGACGTGCCCTGGCCCGCGAACGCGGCCACGGCACCCATCGTCCTCGCGCTCGTCGCCGGAGTCCTGGTGGTGACCGTCCGCGGCACGGCCTGGCGTTCACAGGCCCTGACCTGCGCGCTGACGCTGGCCTGGGCGACGGTGCTCGTCCTCCCCGCGGCTCTTGAACTCTCCTACACGGCAGGGCTGTTGGTGCAGGGCCTCGCGACGGCGGCCGCCCTGGCGTACGCCACCCGCCCGGCCCGGCCCCAGGCGCCCCCGCTCCTGCTGGCCCTCCTGACCTCCCTCGGTCTCGCGTTCCTCTCGCTGGCCTCCGAGGGCGCGACCCTCGCCGTCCTCGCCGCACTGGCCGCCCTGTTCGCGGTCGCCGCCTGGCGGCCCGGCCTCGGTCCGGTGGCGGCACCCGCCTCCCTCGCGTACGCCACCGCCCTGGCCTGCGCCGCGGGAGGTTCCCTCGGCTGGCAGCCTCAGCACACCGCGCTGCTCGTCCTCGTGGTGC harbors:
- a CDS encoding SRPBCC family protein — encoded protein: MDWSHYRFRSVWDLPAPPSDVYVVLEQAEHYPRWWPQVREVIPVDERSGVIRIRSVLPYDVTFTGREVRRDPASGVLEIAMSGDLDGWARWTLTAAGPGTRAQYDQEVDVSKPLMRRFAVPGRPVFRANHALMMRAGRRGLRAYLEAV
- a CDS encoding SCO7613 C-terminal domain-containing membrane protein, encoding MTHIPPPAEELRLLDAELRQLDARRALLLARRAWLVAALQPAPAQPGSRAVPARRPETTAPGVQNVLLLLGGILLTVAAVAFTVVSWGHLGIAGRALVLGAVTLAALGAPVLLLGRGLRSTAESVAGLGLALTVLDVYALHEVALPDTDGLGYAAIASAVLAVVWAGYGLAVGALHRPDGQRTAATRAGERTDTIDSGERKVTTGVRLPRLPLRLPLPTAVAAAQLPLLLWVAAADAGARTITAALLVTAAFDTLVALRIPVKSVRVVAAVGAYGLGGWGTFAAGWLSWTASGPSAAARAAALLLFAAAIALAAAWHAPRANVATGLALASGLITVAAPGGVLRSSLPDDWTVPGHLACGIALLAAVRTRLPEPVRRGLAWASGSVQAVAVVWALPLVALALLGPVGWVEKIWSGAPETARDAVTIDVPWPANAATAPIVLALVAGVLVVTVRGTAWRSQALTCALTLAWATVLVLPAALELSYTAGLLVQGLATAAALAYATRPARPQAPPLLLALLTSLGLAFLSLASEGATLAVLAALAALFAVAAWRPGLGPVAAPASLAYATALACAAGGSLGWQPQHTALLVLVVPVGAALLAARLSDSSVAVPVEVTGAVAGLLAIALAVTDPPMLALVLALCGVIAAGTAVREDRRHVGYAAAALFVLATWVRLAAWDVGSPEAYTLAVTVPALLVGAVRRRGDTRASSWTAYGPGLAATLVPSLFAAWGDAHWLRPLLLGAAALLVTLVGARNRLQAPLVLGGTVLALDALHELAPYIVQVVDALPRWVPPALAGLLLLALGATYEQRIRDARRVREVLGRMD